From the Lathyrus oleraceus cultivar Zhongwan6 chromosome 4, CAAS_Psat_ZW6_1.0, whole genome shotgun sequence genome, one window contains:
- the LOC127135897 gene encoding uncharacterized protein LOC127135897: MKEVVAKKRPIGDGLVALNEKCSEISPGRRIPNEQKDPGVVTVPCTIKDKIFKKALIDSGANVSLMPLPIYQRLGIGNVSDIKTNMKFADHFIKNAYGIAEDVLSGDIQSINTGR, encoded by the exons ATGAAAGAGGTAGTCGCTAAAAAGAGACCAATAGGAGATGGGTTGGTAGCCTTGAATGAAAAATGTAGTGAAATATCACCAGGTAGGAGAATCCCAAACGAGCAGAAGGATCCTGGAGTTGTCACAGTCCCATGCACTATAAAAGACAAAATTTTCAAGAAGGCACTAATTGATTCAGGAGCCAATGTGAGTCTGATGCCATTGCCAATCTATCAAAGGCTTGGTATTGGAAATGTTAGTGATATAAAGACAAATATGAAATTTGCAGATCACTTCATAAAGAATGCATATGGGATAGCAGAGGACGTACTG TCAGGTGATATACAGTCTATTAACACGGGGAGGTAG